The following DNA comes from Halorhabdus tiamatea SARL4B.
GTCCAGAGGTTGAAACACCAATCGAAGCTATCCCTGCATCTGTGTTCCAGTACTGAAACTGGTGAGGTCGTCGATACGCTCTTCGAGGGCTTCGATTTCTTGCCGTAGTTCGTCTGATTCTGCATCGTCGCTTGCCGCCAGTCGGTCTTTCAGCCCTTGGAGACGTGATTCCTTGACATCGTTATCGACTTCGGCTTTCCGGATGTACTCGCTTTCGGAAATCTCGTAAAGATCCGACTCAGCTAGTTCAGTCACATCCAGTGCCTCAGCCACCTTACTCGAATCGAGGCTCATCACGCGCTCACGTTCAATCCCAGCGTCTTCCAATAGATCGATCACGTCGTCTTCGTCTTTGAGCGAACGATTGCGACGTGACGTTCGCTGAACCGACCCGTACTGGCCGTGGACCGGTTGGTCGTGATGCAGACGGTCAAGTAACACATCAGCCACATCCTGCCGGAACTCGTTTGCGTTCCGCTGGACATCCGAACAGAGTGTGTAGATGTTCACTATGGCGTCCGTCTCAAGTTCGCTGAGATCTGTTACGTCATGTCGTTCTAGCGCGTCGATGAGGAGCAAGGCATCGGAGTAGACATCCAGTCCATCGGGTTCGACACGGGTATCCTCCCCTGAAACTGTGTCGCCGTCAACGAGTTGCGTCTCTGTCTGGCCCTCTGTTTCGACAATGACTCCTCTATCGCCGTCGGTTTCGAAGCGCGGATGCAGGCTCAGGACCGCTGGATACGGATCGGCATCGGCCGGCAGCCGGTCGAGTTCGAACTCGCCATGCGAATCTTGAATCCGCCGATAAAGTGTCTCGAACTGCTCGCGCTTGAGTGGGTGACGCTCACCGGACTCGTCGAACGTAATGATGACACGATGCTCCTGTACGTCTGTGATTCGAAATCGGTCGTGAGACAGCGGCGTAATGAGTTCAGCCCCTTCGGAGAGGTCATCGAGTTCGTCAATGAGCGTGTGCCAACTGACGCTGAATGGCATAGGAAGGAGTACGGCGGCTTTGGGAAAAGTGTTCAGGACACGAGTCTATATCACTATATGCGATTGCGTACGTAGTAGGGTATCGTGGACGAGTTCGTCGACTGGGTCCGGAACCGCGAGTACTACACTGACCAGATACAGTTCCAGCGAGAGGTATCTGCCCGCCGTCCCGAGACACGGCCCTGTGAGATGGCGACGCACGGCCAGCGGGCGGACGATCAATCCCTACCAGCGAGGGCTACGCACGATCACCGACCGTACTGTCGTCCTCAAAGTTCGGGGCAGCCAGTCCGACGAACTCGGAGAGTTACCACTTGACGCCGCGCTTCGAGATGTCCATCCGGGCGCAATCTACCATCATCAGGGCCAGAGCTACGAGGTGCAGTCGCTTGACCTCGACCGGGACGTGGCGTGGCTCGCGCCGACAAAGAGCGACCATCAGACCCGCGTCCAATTCGAAGAATCGATGACAATCGAGGAGGACATCACCACCAAACCGTTGGCGACCCGCGAGGATGTCACCGTCCACTTCGCGGAGGTGGCCCGTCGAAAGCAGGTAACCGGCTTCCAGCGACGCGACCACCGGACGGGCGAGATTGTCAGCGACGAATCACTCGACCTGCCCGAGACGACGCTGTCGACCCGTGCGCTGTATCTGACACTCCCGCCGGGCGTCGAAGGACTCATGCAAACGATGTCCGGCTCCTTAGAGGGGGGTCTCCACGCCGTCCAGCATGCCCTCGTCGCCACGTTCCCACTCGTGATTCTCTGTGACCGCCGTGACGTTGGCAGTGTCTCGACGACCGACCATCCACAGGTGGAGACGAGTGCGCTGTTCATCTATGACGGCTACCACGGTGGCGTCGGGCTGGCCCGGAACGGATACGATCAGATTGAGGACCTCCTCCAGCACACGTGGGGATTGCTCGCCGACTGTGGCTGTGCGGACGGCTGTCCGGCCTGTATCCAGTCACCTCACTGCGGTCGGGCGAACGAACCGTTGGATAAACGCCTCGCAGTAACACTCACGATGGCGCTTGCCGACCCAAACTGGCAGGGCGATACTGTCGAACAGAACTCAAATTAGCCCCGCCCGCGAACGACGGAACATGAACGTCGACGAAGAGGCCATCCGAAAACGGAGCACGGACGCCGTGTTCGAGCGGGGCGAAACGTACCGCAAGGAGGGACGTATTCAACGGCTTGACCGATTCGACGATCTCGTTACCGCGGCCGTCAGTGGATCGAAACTGTACGACGTGACAATCGAGTTCGGTGGGCGCAACTTCAGCACGAACTGCACCTGTCCGTACGACGGGAGCGGCGACTGCAAACACGTCGTTGCCGTGTTATTGGATATCGCCGCTGGCCCGCCAGATGACGAGAGCGAGGGCGTCGAGGGAGTTCTTGAGGACGTGTCGGCCGACGACTTGGGTGGCTTTGTCCGCGATGCACTTGCCGAAGACCCAGAGTTGCGCGAGCAGTTTCTCGCACAGTTCGGTGACGACCACAAGTCAGTTGGTGAGTACCGTGAGGAAATCGCCCACCTGTTCGAACAGCACGCTGACCCCGGCGTGTACGACGCGATTGACTTCTCCCGGTTTTTCGAGATTGCCGAGCAGTACCGTGATCGGGACCGATACCTAGCCGCCGCGACGGTGTATCGGGCTGTATTCGAGGAAGTCGACGAGAAATCGAATTGGATTGACGGGGCCTACGACCACTACGCGAAAATCATCCAGAGAGCTATCGATGGCTACGCCGACTGTGTCTTAGCGACTGATCCAAGTCCCGAAGAGTTCGATACATACGCGGGCGTACTGGAAGCACGAGCGTCGACAGAGCCGCCGATTAACAACGAGCAGTTCCGGCGCGAACTCGACGATCTCGAGGAGCGATACGATGAGTGATACACAACGGTATCGACGAGAGAGTTTTAAACAACGTCGATGAGAGACAACAACCATGCCCCACATCTGTGATGACTGCGGTGAGGAATTCGATACGCTGTCTGGTCTTCGTCTGCACGAGTGTCCGGAAAAAGAATCTACCGGCGCCGAAGACATGTTCGAGGATCGGACAAAAGAGATCAGCAAACAGAGGCGCAAAACCGAGCGGCGAGTGAAACGGGCGGCCAGCGAGGAAATGACAGACGCTATAGAACAGGCACAGCAGGGCGACGAGATGGCCGTCTACCAGGCCCTCGCACAGTACGAACAGCGTCTCTCCGATGAGTGGTCACAGCACGAAGAGGGGGATTACTGGGGATTCCATCGAGTCTTCTTCGGCCCCGTAGTCGAGGGTCTCGAAACGATCGTTGATCGCGAAGGGTGGCCGTTTCTGCTCGATGTACTCGACGCCTACTGGCCCGAGGTCACGTACGACTTCGATACCTATTCCGAACACGAGGCGTTCGGTGGGGCGGAGCGGGGTGATTTCGATGAGTACCCACACGTCAGTCATGTGCTCGCAACTGTGACTGGCAAGCAACTAGTCCGGACGCGCCGTGCCGACGGTGTCGCGGCGATTCCCGCCGAAGCGCTCGATTATCTGCTGCTGTTCCATCGCCACCCTGGAGACACACAGCCCTGGATCGACTCGATGAGTTACGGCTGGGGGATCGGTCATCCCGACCACCCGTTCGAGGACTATATCGAAATGATCGTCGACGGCGAATACGAGATTTGGGCCGGCACGGCTATCGAACACGCCATACACGCCGATCAGCACGCCGCGACGACACTCCTCGAAGACCTGTTTGCGGCGGACGTCGTTTCGGACCCCGCACAGTTACTCCACATAGTCGGCACGATCGACCGTGGTTACTACCCTGATTCGAGTGACCACTGGGACTGGGAAACCCTGTACCCCGAGTTCCACGCGGACGGTTTCGACTGGGACCCCGCGGTTCGGGACCGACTGGAGTCCGTCGTCGTCGATTGTGGTCTCGCTCGACAGTTGCCGGACAACTGGGAGTTCACCGATATCGTTCTGTAAAAGTTTGAGTGTCTCGCCGGACATCTCCTCGGTATGAACGATGACACAGACTGGAACGGGATCGGCCCAGAAGACCTCCCGGAAGGTCTCGAGATCGATCCTGCCGAGTTCGAAGCGGTCTCCGAAGAGATGGCGGTTATCGACGACGCGATCGACGCACTCTCCGCCGAACAGATGGAGACAATCGAGGAAGTTCTGGAAGGGCTAGACGGCAAGGCGGTCGTTCCCGAGCGGGACGCGCTCTTCGCGGACCTCGATACGACGCCCGAAGAAACCCAGGAAGCCCTCGATATCCTCCTCACGGAACTGGAGGGGTCCGATATCGACCTCGGCGGGGGACCGGGCGACGACCATCCGGCGGTGCTGGATACCGAACAGGCCGAGCGCTTCCTCGAACTGTACGGTCGACTCCTCGTCTACGTCAACGATCGGTTCGACGTCGTCGTCGGAATCGACACCTACGAGGAGTTCAGCGAGGCGTTTCTGGACGAGATCTATCCGATCCGTGAACGGTTGTACGAGGGAGATGCCGAGGCGATCATCGCGGACTTTCTCGCCGAGAATCCCGCGGGGCTGTCCGAGTCCGAGTTAGAAGTGCTCAGAGGATGGCGTGATTACGAGTTCTGTGAGTTCGCCGCCGTCGTCGAACACCGCGAGGAGGATACCGTCTTCGTGGAACCCGAAGCGCCTCAAGCATTCGCCGTGACTGCGATCCACGACCCGTTCGAGCAGCAGTTCCCGGAGCCAGCGCTACCAGTGATACTGAACGACCTGGTGATGCTCCCGTTCGAGGGCGAAGTCGTCCCTGACGGGTGGCTGCTGTCCGAACCACTCGGTCCGATGATGCTCGACTTCCTCGATATGGACATCGAGACGGCGTACGGGGAGGCCAAACACAGTCACGGAATCGCCGAGTCACTCCCTCCAGGCGAAGGCTCGGCGACGAGTGACGCCGAACGCCTCCGCTTCTACACGAAAAACGAGGAGAACCGCGAACGCTTCGCCGACGAGATCGAACAACTCAGAAACCGGAGCGACGAACTGGCGGGAATCTACCACGAGC
Coding sequences within:
- a CDS encoding PD-(D/E)XK nuclease family protein; the encoded protein is MPFSVSWHTLIDELDDLSEGAELITPLSHDRFRITDVQEHRVIITFDESGERHPLKREQFETLYRRIQDSHGEFELDRLPADADPYPAVLSLHPRFETDGDRGVIVETEGQTETQLVDGDTVSGEDTRVEPDGLDVYSDALLLIDALERHDVTDLSELETDAIVNIYTLCSDVQRNANEFRQDVADVLLDRLHHDQPVHGQYGSVQRTSRRNRSLKDEDDVIDLLEDAGIERERVMSLDSSKVAEALDVTELAESDLYEISESEYIRKAEVDNDVKESRLQGLKDRLAASDDAESDELRQEIEALEERIDDLTSFSTGTQMQG
- a CDS encoding Zn-binding domain-containing protein, which codes for MRWRRTASGRTINPYQRGLRTITDRTVVLKVRGSQSDELGELPLDAALRDVHPGAIYHHQGQSYEVQSLDLDRDVAWLAPTKSDHQTRVQFEESMTIEEDITTKPLATREDVTVHFAEVARRKQVTGFQRRDHRTGEIVSDESLDLPETTLSTRALYLTLPPGVEGLMQTMSGSLEGGLHAVQHALVATFPLVILCDRRDVGSVSTTDHPQVETSALFIYDGYHGGVGLARNGYDQIEDLLQHTWGLLADCGCADGCPACIQSPHCGRANEPLDKRLAVTLTMALADPNWQGDTVEQNSN
- a CDS encoding SWIM zinc finger family protein — its product is MNVDEEAIRKRSTDAVFERGETYRKEGRIQRLDRFDDLVTAAVSGSKLYDVTIEFGGRNFSTNCTCPYDGSGDCKHVVAVLLDIAAGPPDDESEGVEGVLEDVSADDLGGFVRDALAEDPELREQFLAQFGDDHKSVGEYREEIAHLFEQHADPGVYDAIDFSRFFEIAEQYRDRDRYLAAATVYRAVFEEVDEKSNWIDGAYDHYAKIIQRAIDGYADCVLATDPSPEEFDTYAGVLEARASTEPPINNEQFRRELDDLEERYDE